In Spinacia oleracea cultivar Varoflay chromosome 5, BTI_SOV_V1, whole genome shotgun sequence, a single window of DNA contains:
- the LOC110795932 gene encoding allene oxide synthase 1, chloroplastic has translation MALSSSLLVPLHNTTNFPTSRRPTPLFLTRQGCTRAAITVQPSTESSTPKNLPIKKIPGDHGLPIIGPIRDRHDYFYNQGRDEFFKSRIQKYKSTVFKVNMPPGPFISSDPNVVVLLDGKSFPTLFDASKVEKKDVFTGTFSPSLDLTGGYRVLSYLDPSEPNHEKLKNLMFKLVSTTRHRVLPEFQSSFSELFDVLENELATNGKAKFNEANDQAAFNFLSRAWYGANPADSELGNSGPGIISKWVLFQLGPILTLGLPKLIEELTLHSFRLPFSLIKKDYHKLYNFFYTNSTDLLEEASKLGISRDEACHNLIFTTCFNSFGGMKIFFPNMIKQIGRAGVNLHRRLAEEIRSAVRSNGGKVTMAAMEQMSLLKSVVYESLRIEPPVPLQFGRAKKDLIIESHDAAYEVKKGEMLFGFQPFATKDPRIFERADEFIADRFIGEEGEEKLKYVVWSNGPENESPSVNNKQCAGKDFVVLVSRLLVVELFLRYDSFGIDVGVSPLGAKITVTSLKRATF, from the coding sequence ATGGCACTCTCTTCATCACTGCTTGTTCCACTCCATAATACTACCAACTTTCCTACTAGCCGCCGTCCGACTCCATTGTTCCTCACTCGCCAAGGTTGTACCCGTGCAGCAATCACGGTTCAACCATCTACGGAGTCTTCAACACCCAAGAATCTTCCAATCAAGAAGATTCCCGGCGATCATGGTCTTCCTATTATCGGACCGATACGTGATCGACATGACTACTTTTACAATCAAGGGAGGGATGAGTTCTTCAAGTCTAGGATTCAAAAATATAAGTCTACTGTTTTTAAAGTCAATATGCCACCTGGACCTTTCATCTCCTCTGACCCTAACGTCGTCGTTTTGCTTGACGGCAAGAGTTTCCCTACCCTTTTCGACGCCTCCAAAGTTGAAAAGAAGGACGTTTTTACTGGTACTTTTTCTCCTTCTCTTGACCTCACCGGTGGCTATCGAGTTCTCTCCTACCTCGACCCATCGGAGCCCAACCATGAAAAGCTCAAAAATCTCATGTTCAAGCTTGTCAGCACAACCCGCCACCGCGTTCTCCCCGAGTTTCAATCATCCTTCTCCGAGCTCTTCGACGTGCTCGAGAACGAGTTAGCTACCAACGGGAAAGCCAAGTTCAACGAGGCAAACGATCAGGCTGCGTTTAACTTCCTTTCCCGAGCCTGGTACGGAGCCAACCCAGCCGATTCAGAGCTCGGAAATTCCGGACCCGGGATTATTTCCAAATGGGTATTGTTTCAACTCGGCCCGATTCTTACCCTGGGTCTCCCAAAACTAATCGAAGAACTAACACTCCACAGTTTTCGTCTACCATTCTCTCTAATAAAAAAAGATTACCACAAACTCTACAACTTCTTCTACACCAACTCTACTGATCTTCTCGAGGAAGCTTCTAAGCTTGGGATCTCACGTGACGAGGCGTGCCACAATCTCATTTTCACCACGTGTTTCAATTCATTTGGCGGGATGAAGATCTTTTTCCCAAATATGATAAAGCAGATCGGACGAGCGGGAGTAAATCTTCACCGCCGTCTCGCGGAAGAGATCCGGTCAGCCGTCCGATCCAACGGCGGAAAAGTAACCATGGCTGCTATGGAACAAATGTCTCTTTTAAAGTCAGTAGTATACGAGTCGCTTCGAATCGAACCTCCAGTCCCCCTACAATTCGGTCGGGCCAAGAAAGACCTGATAATCGAATCTCATGACGCTGCTTATGAAGTGAAAAAAGGTGAGATGTTATTCGGGTTTCAACCATTTGCAACGAAAGACCCAAGGATCTTCGAGCGAGCCGACGAATTCATTGCAGACCGGTTTATTGGAGAAGAAGGTGAGGAGAAGTTGAAGTATGTGGTATGGTCAAACGGGCCAGAAAACGAAAGCCCGAGTGTGAATAATAAACAGTGTGCTGGAAAAGACTTTGTTGTGCTTGTTTCGAGGTTGTTGGTGGTTGAATTGTTCTTGAGGTATGACTCGTTTGGAATTGATGTCGGCGTTTCGCCTTTGGGTGCTAAAATTACTGTCACTTCTCTCAAAAGAGCAACCTTCTGA
- the LOC110795940 gene encoding uncharacterized protein, with product MRRTIHPKDSPLCRGILEQPMEKVKMPTCKYNGTTDPENHSTAFEQHMMLYFDSDAMWCKVFQTTLSGVAADWYKKLPAGSIFSFRQIQEDFVRRFISKVERKKTSGELMSISQRPKESPREYLTRFNNESITIPDLQQEIAVLALLRGMQECEFKRYLGRKSFTSLGEALRKANEYIRSDELMLISPIGGNQAVQSANKDHVPIQQHNYRKDNGRKEGHQQRGGYPNRQQPVGAYQVYTPLNTARATIYAVNKSATWRKPLPMDAPGNNKNFCAFHNDHGHYTEHCKELKDNIEELVRRGYLSQYRVRQEGQGGNNRQGSSHSHAPYTPTQPGYAQPTGRIEQAPPSRQEIRSLPETGKDGADRGKRPTVWVISGGPVHGGTVSGAIRNLEEHRHLVSYHSARKWPEPIPLPVITFTSDDCRGIIYPHDDPLVLELEIANFPVKRCLIDGGSSANIIFWEAFTQLNIDHGELARVSYPVIGFSGASVYPEGSIRLPVQVGRGLSARNLMVDFLVIKVPAAYNVIIGRPFIHDAQAVVSTYHLTMIYLSNLERTERVHGSQETARSCYLTAIKAPGRMVPKTNLAREANMPTKRKRGDLSMENFDERPVCVPRPAADGETREIELVEGVPERTVRIGADMEADQQVNLIGLLRENADVFAFSADEMPGISPDIIVHRLNVDKSVRPVKQKKRNFSNENAAIKEEVEKLLEAGFIEVCDYPEWLANVVMVKKSNGSWRMCVDFTNLNGACPKDCYPLPRIDRLVDSTSGHALLSFLDAFSGYHQVSLCKADRKKAAFITDSGVYSYKAMPFGLKNAGATYQKLVDRVFASQKGRNIEVYVDDSIVKSRLASDHIDDLRETFETLRRFRMKLNPKKCVFGVRSGKFLGFLVSERGIDANPDKVVAIMNLPEPGCIKDVQRLTGRMAALTRFISKSADRSLPFFNVLKQNKKFKWGETEKAAFEAVKRHLQVLPTIARPEEGDTLQLYISASQHTVAAVLIIEKDKTQIPVYFVSHILQEAETRYSLIEKLGLAVLIAARKLRPYFDAHGIQVLTNYPLEKAMQKMDTSGRLLKWAIELSEFHMEYRPRMAIKAQALSDFIVEASYQEEEIKEGIWEVAVDGSVTKSGAGAGVIVTSPEGDQFEYAIKFSFQASNNEAEYEAAIAGIQICTTAGARRLMLTTDSQLVANQFSGEYETKEESMKRYAEKLKQSVAQLESFEIKLVPRSENMLADSLSKLASSSALVKSVMMEVMHRRSTEVLGKEVMVITSQPEWYDTMWAYKRDGTLPAEKTEARRLIRNSCWFVIIRGQL from the coding sequence ATGAGGCGAACCATACACCCCAAAGATTCCCCACTCTGCAGGGGTATACTGGAGCAACCTATGGAGAAAGTGAAGATGCCGACGTGCAAATACAACGGAACCACAGACCCCGAAAATCACTCCACCGCTTTCGAACAACACATGATGCTGTATTTTGACTCAGATGCCATGTGGTGCAAAGTGTTCCAGACCACATTATCAGGGGTGGCAGCCGATTGGTATAAGAAGTTACCGGCCGGATCGATATTCAGTTTTCGGCAGATACAAGAAGACTTTGTGAGGCGATTCATTAGCAAGGTTGAACGAAAGAAAACATCTGGAGAGCTGATGTCAATCTCACAAAGGCCGAAAGAATCGCCGAGAGAGTACCTTACTCGGTTTAACAACGAATCCATCACAATACCAGATTTACAGCAAGAAATAGCCGTCTTGGCTCTGTTGAGAGGGATGCAAGAATGCGAGTTCAAAAGATACCTGGGAAGAAAATCATTTACCTCGCTGGGGGAGGCCTTGAGAAAAGCAAACGAGTATATCAGGAGTGATGAGCTGATGCTAATATCACCCATAGGGGGAAATCAGGCAGTACAATCGGCCAATAAGGATCATGTTCCCATACAGCAACACAATTACCGGAAAGATAACGGTAGAAAGGAGGGCCATCAGCAGAGAGGGGGATATCCGAATAGACAACAGCCGGTAGGGGCGTATCAGGTGTACACTCCCCTGAACACCGCCAGAGCCACGATCTACGCAGTAAATAAATCGGCAACGTGGAGAAAACCGTTACCGATGGATGCCCCaggtaacaataagaacttttgtGCTTTTCATAATGATCATGGTCATTACACGGAGCATTGTAAAGAGCTCAAGGATAACATCGAAGAGCTGGTAAGAAGGGGATACCTATCCCAGTACAGGGTTCGACAGGAGGGCCAGGGAGGAAATAATAGACAGGGCAGTTCGCATAGTCATGCCCCATATACACCTACTCAGCCAGGGTATGCACAGCCCACTGGTAGGATTGAGCAGGCACCACCATCCCGGCAAGAAATCCGGTCATTACCGGAAACAGGCAAAGATGGGGCCGATAGGGGAAAGAGACCCACGGTTTGGGTGATCTCTGGAGGGCCCGTGCATGGAGGTACAGTCAGCGGGGCGATAAGAAATCTAGAGGAGCACAGGCACTTGGTGAGTTACCATAGCGCAAGGAAATGGCCGGAACCAATCCCCCTACCGGTCATCACATTCACCTCGGACGATTGTCGCGGCATTATATATCCCCATGATGACCCGCTGGTATTGGAACTCGAGATAGCAAACTTCCCCGTCAAGAGATGCCTGATTGACGGAGGCAGCTCTGCGAACATCATATTTTGGGAAGCTTTCACCCAGCTGAACATAGATCACGGAGAGTTAGCAAGGGTGAGCTATCCCGTTATCGGATTCTCTGGGGCCAGCGTCTACCCAGAGGGCAGTATCCGTTTACCGGTTCAAGTGGGTAGAGGATTATCAGCCAGGAACTTAATGGTCGACTTTTTGGTGATAAAAGTACCAGCAGCGTATAACGTAATAATTGGTCGACCATTCATTCATGACGCACAGGCGGTGGTGTCCACGTATCATTTGACCATGATATATCTCTCAAATCTGGAAAGAACAGAAAGGGTACATGGCAGTCAGGAGACTGCCAGATCGTGTTATCTGACAGCGATAAAGGCACCAGGAAGGATGGTGCCGAAAACCAACCTTGCCCGAGAAGCAAACATGCCAACCAAAAGAAAGAGAGGGGATCTGAGCATGGAAAATTTTGATGAAAGGCCGGTTTGCGTCCCAAGGCCGGCTGCAGATGGAGAAACTCGGGAAATTGAATTGGTAGAAGGAGTTCCAGAAAGAACGGTACGAATAGGTGCCGATATGGAGGCAGATCAGCAGGTCAATCTTATCGGCCTGTTACGAGAAAATGCAGACGTCTTTGCCTTCTCTGCAGATGAAATGCCCGGTATCAGCCCAGACATCATAGTGCATCGTCTGAATGTAGACAAGTCAGTCAGGCCGGTAAAgcaaaagaagagaaatttcTCCAATGAAAATGCtgcaataaaagaagaagtggaaAAACTGCTGGAAGCAGGGTTCATAGAAGTTTGTGACTACCCCGAATGGTTGGCCAACGTAGTCATGGTAAAAAAGTCAAATGGCAgttggcgaatgtgcgtagattttacCAATCTGAATGGGGCGTGCCCCAAGGACTGCTATCCATTGCCACGAATCGATAGACTGGTAGATTCAACAAGTGGCCACGCTCTTTTGAGTTTCCTGGATGCCTTCTCAGGGTATCACCAAGTCAGCTTGTGTAAAGCCGATAGAAAGAAGGCCGCCTTCATCACAGATTCAGGGGTATACAGCTATAAGGCTATGCCATTTGGGCTGAAGAATGCAGGAGCAACCTACCAGAAGTTGGTGGATAGGGTATTTGCttcccagaaagggaggaacatAGAGGTATATGTGGATGACTCAATAGTTAAAAGCCGATTGGCCAGCGACCACATCGACGACTTGAGAGAAACTTTCGAAACTCTGAGGAGGTTCAGGATGAAGTTAAACCCCAAAAAATGTGTATTCGGGGTCCGATCGGGAAAGTTTCTGGGTTTCCTAGTAAGCGAAAGGGGGATCGATGCCAATCCAGATAAGGTAGTTGCAATTATGAATCTACCAGAACCCGGTTGCATAAAGGACGTGCAAAGGTTAACAGGAAGAATGGCCGCATTGACCCGGTTCATTAGCAAATCAGCAGACAGGTCGTTGCCCTTTTTCAACGTGTTAAAGCAAAACAAGAAATTCAAGTGGGGAGAAACAGAAAAAGCAGCCTTTGAGGCAGTAAAACGGCACCTGCAAGTCCTACCCACAATAGCTCGACCAGAGGAAGGGGACACGCTGCAGCTATACATATCTGCTTCTCAGCACACAGTAGCAGCAGTTCTGATCATAGAGAAAGATAAAACACAGATACCGGTgtactttgtcagccacatcCTGCAAGAAGCAGAAACGAGGTACTCCTTGATAGAAAAGTTGGGGTTGGCAGTATTGATTGCAGCCAGAAAGCTGAGACCTTACTTTGATGCACACGGAATCCAAGTCCTCACAAACTACCCACTGGAAAAAGCAATGCAAAAAATGGACACATCAGGTAGACTCCTAAAATGGGCGATTGAACTATCAGAGTTTCACATGGAGTATCGGCCCAGAATGGCTATAAAAGCCCAAGCACTGTCTGACTTCATAGTCGAAGCATCATACCAGGAGGAGGAAATAAAGGAAGGAATATGGGAAGTAGCAGTAGACGGCTCGGTCACCAAATCAGGGGCAGGAGCAGGGGTAATAGTTACCTCACCAGAAGGAGACCAGTTCGAGTATGCTATTAAGTTCTCTTTCCAGGCATCAAACAACGAGGCAGAATACGAAGCCGCAATCGCTGGCATACAGATCTGCACGACAGCTGGTGCTCGTAGGCTCATGCTCACAACCGACTCACAGCTGGTAGCAAACCAGTTCTCAGGAGAATATGAAACGAAGGAAGAATCCATGAAACGATACGCCGAAAAGCTTAAACAGTCAGTGGCACAGTTGGAAAGCTTCGAAATAAAATTAGTACCCCGATCAGAGAACATGTTGGCAGACTCCCTGTCAAAACTGGCCAGCTCAAGTGCTCTGGTAAAGTCAGTAATGATGGAAGTCATGCATCGAAGGAGCACTGAAGTATTGGGAAAAGAGGTCATGGTAATCACGAGCCAACCTGAATGGTATGACACCATGTGGGCATACAAGAGAGATGGAACACTGCCTGCAGAAAAAACAGAAGCAAGAAGGTTGATTAGGAACTCATGCTGGTTTGTAATCATCAGAGGCCAACTCTAA